From the Cherax quadricarinatus isolate ZL_2023a chromosome 34, ASM3850222v1, whole genome shotgun sequence genome, one window contains:
- the LOC128693632 gene encoding uncharacterized protein has protein sequence MKMRPLIFLSVLVVLVATRSIPGMRRTSGALEVIRRLGESPAGQMKVIQGRPLAGESPIYTIRLRPTPYYYIHNVLTSVPTLPRHKVDVGFINNGKPQKVYHWNPPLKAHIYRTSSPPTMTSKPFRPTTEARKSSKSPWLTLKKYYVSNGKPSRVYVWKDDDPATNKYRHVRVPAF, from the exons cgtgctagtggtgctggttgcGACAAGATCTATTCCCGGGATGAGGAGAACGTCTGGAGCACTCGAG GTGATACGTCGGCTGGGAGAGAGTCCTGCAGGACAGATGAAGGTGATTCAGGGGAGACCGCTGGCAGGAGAGTCACCTATATACACCATCCGTCTACGTCCTACACCTTATTACTACATTCACAACGTCCTCACTTCAGTCCCTACACTGCCGCGCCACAAG GTTGATGTGGGCTTTATTAACAACGGGAAGCCTCAAAAAGTTTACCACTGGAACCCCCCACTGAAAGCCCACATCTACCGTACCTcatcaccaccaaccatgacATCAAAGCCCTTTCGGCCAACCACGGAAGCAAGAAAATCCTCTAAGTCGCCGTGGTTAACACTGAAGAAGTACTACGTGAGCAACGGCAAACCTTCCCGAGTGTACGTATGGAAGGACGACGACCCAGCGACTAACAAATATAGACACGTGAGAGTTCCTGCATTTTGA